The stretch of DNA ttttcttttttaatatattcctGTTCAAAGGAAATAGCACAAATCTTCTTTAGAATGTTTCTAGTGTGTTTTCAAACCATGATCCTATGGGACCATACGCTACATTTACATTCAGACGGTAAATAATATACACTATGCAAGCTTAATTAAAGGAAATATATAAGAAATCATTTGAAAGATGAACAATTGTAAACATGTTGGAGAAATTATCACATACAAGCAGGATAAATTAATTTTCCAGATAAACAATTTTAGACACCTCACATTTGCTCTTACATTCAGATTTCTATCTCTATCACCTCCCATCCAAGACCTAAGGTTAACGGAAGAGGCCTTCCAGTATGCTGCAAGGGAAAAAGTAAGAGTAAGAAACATAATCTATCATAAAGAAGGTATAAAGAGACTAGTAGCTACCAAACACCTAAATACGGACTGAAGACAAATCTTCTTTAAGCATTGTTGAGACGGTGTAAGTAATGAGGTGTTACTTTCTAAAGGGACTACTAAACAATGTTCAAGCCAgagataataaaatgaaaaagtgaAGCTATGTTTAAACGACGTTACAGAGAAACAGAACATGTGGTATGTAACAATTCTTAGCTTCCCATAGCTTACTGACCTTGGCTTCTTCAACAGGCGCATGTTTGTAGTGACTAAGCTCGTCTGTCTGCCATATTGAAGTTGTCTCTCTCACCTACAAAAGTAAGATTGAATCTATTATTCACATGCCATATCAAAGGTTTGTCCCTAACCTACAAAAGCTGTATACAAGCTGAGAAtcaaataaatgcaaaaaaatcacaaatttctTCCATAATATCTTATAGATACAAGCAGTTCCTCCTCCGACGGAAAGGGAAGAAACAAGAGAGGGAGTTGaagaaaagtgagagagaaatggGAAGATGATTTAACATAAATTGTAAAGATGATTTGttcaaaaacaaatacaaaaaattgaTAACTGCTCAGATCTATAGCGAATGAAGATGATTTGTTCATTactctacaaaaaaaaaaaaaacaacactcagatcttagaaaaattaaacgaccaattacaacaaaaaaaagcttaaaaaaaaaaatatttcagatctactcaaaaaaacaaaaaatctttcaGATCTGTAAGGAATGAAAAGGGTTTCTTCATTCGCCTACAccgaaaaaaaataatctccacatatatgaaaaacaaaaaaacccgaTAGGAAAGCACAACAAAATTAGtgaaagagcaaaaaaaaaaaaagatcaagcgaaaaaataataataataacactgAGATCTGAACAAGATCTcttcaaatatatgaagatctataggaaaaaaaataaaaataaaacaagttaaaaaaatctatatcaaCTCAGATATGCaggaaacaaaaatatatgcCTCCCCAAtctctcactctttctctctcaaaaccTCTTCACAATCTATAGTCTTAACAAAAATCTGTTTACAAAAAAAACAGACGTGAAGAAGCAAATGAGGCATTTTCTCTATGTGACCTTCCACTCcccaacaacaaaaacaaagacaacAAAGCCCACGCAGGCTCTTCCAACCACACCCCACGATCGTGCTCTGAGACGCCGGATTTCTTTGAGTTCTTCAGCGACTTCAATTCCGAGATGTGTTCAGTCGACAACATCTTCTTTTGCGAAAAACTCATAGCCATCAAAGAACAACATTTTCCTCTAGGCTCTCATCAAACTTCTCAAACAAACCCACACAAAAACCCACACAAAAAGTCATACGGAGAGAACGACAGAGAAGGAGAAAACAAAAcctagagaaaagagagagaagaccaAGTACAATGGATGGACGAAACGTGAAAATGAAAAGTCACCCAAGCGTCCAAACAAACACACGGCGGAGAAGGAGAagacgagagaaagagagagaaaataccAATTGGAGAAACGCAAAAATGAAAAGCACCCGTCCAAACAAACTCATCTAAATATCTACCCaaggaaaagacaaaaaaaaaacatcatacaCGAAAACAAACGGTAGAAATGCAAGGGCAAAAAAGACAAAACAGAACATGCACGAAATGAAAAAATGGAATGGAAAATTACTGTAGCGCACTGTAACACGCCGATTCCCacttatataataactatagatatatatatatatatatatattttttgaatacaTGAATCATTCAAGTCAATATAATCAATGTTAATTGATTAAGCTCACTTATTTAACTAGTACTAGCTGGCCATTCTGTGAAGGGAGAAAATTCCTTACATTGGGTCAAGAGCAAAGCCCAGGTTATAACCTAGATATAAGGTCTGGGTTGAATCGGGCCGGATTAGGGCTCATGTGCACAATATGTGCTTGGAAAAATAGTAGCACTTGGGTCAGAGTTTGGGTATGATGCCCGGGTCGGATCCTGTCCACAACAGGAAGTAAGACAGGAAATGCAGGCGAGACTTAGGAGGGAAGGAACCAAGCATTCAGTACCCAACGAAGAGACTTGCGACGGTTTACACCCAGCATTAATGACAAGGCGTGCTGCATTCAATGCGGCTCAGGGCAGAAAGCATACCGCATTCAATGCGACCCAGAGCAGAAGACGTGCCACATTCAATGCGGCCCAAGGCCCGAGCAATACACAGCAACCCTGAGCACTTCATAGCTCGGCGAAGTGACGCCACAGGAGTAGCTCGGCGAATCGATAGCACAAGCATATTATCTCCTGCTATGCAACACCCCATTATCATGGAGACCAGGTCGGTAACTATAAATAAGACACTACAAGCAGCAAACAAGGTAATCATCACTATCTCCCTACACTCTCGCCTTGACTACTGTTCATTATCTCCTTCACCAATtattgacttaagcatcggaggatCAACGGACCCCGAGATCCCTCCCCTTTACTTACTGCATAAGTAATCGCTCATACATTGCCTGCGTGGAGTTGCTCAGGCTCgcaaaacacgacgttaacacaCTCAGTTTCTCATGTCAAGactacatattaaatatagtaTATGATCTCTTTGATCTTTTAGACCATGGAAGTATAGCTATATTCAAACTTTAATTTCTAAAACTAACAGAACAAAAAAGCAATGAAGTACTTTTGATTCTATAAGCAGATTAGGATGTAAGGTGGCCTTAATAACCGGAGGCGCTAGTGGAATTGGCGAGAGCACTACAAGGCTGTTTGCTCACCATGGTGCTATGGTCATCATTGCCGACATCCAAGACGAGCTTGGTCACAACATAGTTAATAGCACCAACGTCGATGCCATTTCCTATGTTCACTGTGACGTCACTAGGGAGTCTGATGTCCAGAATGCTATCAATATTGCGATCTCAAAGCAAGGCAAACTCGACATAATGTTCAACAACGCAGGGTGTTCGAATCACCCAGAGGCAAAAACTATAGCCTTCGAACAAGAGGTCTTCAACAAAGTTATTAGCTTGAACGTCCTGAGATCATTCCTAGGGGCTAAACACTAGGGCTGTACAGGAACCGCcggaaccgaccgtgaaccaATCAGACAGACCGCCGGAGCACGGAACCGGCTGGAACCGgcaaagaaccggtcggcggtcgagagaaattgaaggaaaaccgaTATCGGTAGTTCGGCGTCGGTTTGAACCCCTGgaaaaccgctgaaccggccgatccggtctatttatatatttttttaatatatgtatataaaacggcgccgtttcacttattataagtgaaacggcgccgttttaaagcttgaaagttaaaaaaaaattaaaatagaacggcaccgtttggcttaaaagccaaacggcgccgttttaagatgaattaataacccccctggcccctcttcttcttccccgcgtcatcttcttcctctctaccctctgcaactctcttcttcttccatggcagcGACGGCGAGACAGTTCTTCACTCTTCCTCagttcctcctccttcacagaagACGCCGACGGTGGACTGAAGACCGCGCCGACGCACGTCGAGACCGATATGATCGGTTTTTTATCCCCAAAccatcggtttcggccggttcaacCGACCCATAGCAGACGTCGCTGGTGTCTCGGTTTTGCACCGAAACCGACACCAAACCCATCGGTGTACAGCCCTACTAAACACGTAGCCAAAGTAATGATTTCggcaaaaaaggaaaacattCTATTCAACGCAAGCTATGCATCAGTGTCACATGGAGCAACCTCGCACATCTACTCGGCATCGAAGCATGCGTTGGTAGGACTAACCAAGAATTTGTGCGTGGAGTTAGGGCAATATGGAATTAGAGTAAATTGCATATCACCATTTGGCGTGGCCACACCGATGACAATGATGGGGGAGGGAGTAAGTAAGAAGGAAGTAGAAGATTTAATATCCTCAGCGGCAAATTTGAAAGGGATGGCTTTGGAAGCACGCGATGTGGCTAAGGCAACATTAGTTTTTAGCATCCACATTAgtctatgcatatgtatatgcaaagtcatatttgcataatatgatccTAAAATCCtctacattggcttatgcatatccaaatatttaactAACCATGAACAatgcttatctaaatttggataactactattcactcctcaaaatatattttaatcattatttctctctcctctctctcgaAGACACCCCCCCAAATgggattattttctttttttctccctcaTACGTTTCTGGTTCTTTGGTTCTCCATTCCTCTCTCGACTCGAAAATCCCAACGGAGATCAAACCCGTGCACCTCTCTCTCACGACGGCTGTCGACACAGCTTGCGGTGACTCTGGGCTCGTCACGTATGAAATCGCTAGGTTGAAAAGCACAGAAACTTCTCCCTCTTTTTCTTCACGGTTTCGATATGCTGTTATCCCTTCATGGTTTTTATTTGTGCTATTTGTTCATTTGTAgttattggttttagattaaGCCTAACTAACAACATTAACGGCACTGAGAAATAGAGGGAGGTGTTTGATCTGAATGAGAATTGCgcctttctttaatttttgtgcTGCTTTTGAAAGTAGAAACATGAAACCATAAATAGCCAACACATTGTTAGGGTTTTGATGATGTTGGTTTTAGATTAGGGTTTCTTCATTTTAGACCTCATGGACTAGATTTTCTATTCTTGCTTTTAGATTCTGTTCTTGCTTTTAGATTCTTGCTTTTACGTGTAAATTTTAGCCATTGAACTCATGCTTTGTCCCACTAATTGTTCCACTGATTTGTCCCACTGAAGCTTAAATATTGGGTTATATAGAACTTCTTAAGGTTGATCTATGTACACTTATTTAAACTTGGTAAAAAGACCCCAATCTGGTTCTGGTTTAACCCTTGTTTTTAGCTTGGTCTATGTATACTTATAGAACTCATGCTTTAACTATTGTTTTTAgctttattttacaatttgtgcAATATGTGCACCCTGTTTTGCTGGTTTTCTTTGGCTTGTGGTTTGTTATTGAAGCCCTACAATATATTTTGGTTGGTGGTCGGTGGGTACCAATCGATTGGGtgaattttgttgttggtgGGGTTTGGTTTTGCTGGATGTGGTTGCTGCTGCTAGATGTGGTTGTTGCTGCTAGACTTGTTTGTGTTGTAATGATCTTGAATCAAATTTGTattgtaatgaatttgtatcaaaatcaactttttggaacttgtatcaagttgattttgatacatagaatttgtattaagatgaACAGTACCTTGATTTAGCAGATCACCTAGTTGATACATGGAATTTGTATTAAGGTGACATGTTAAATATGTGCTCTTTATGAACACATTGGATtcattttttgtgtatataaatttgatgtatttattatatatggaattgctaaatttggatgcatgaaattgtattaatatatgtacTTAGATGCTATGAAATTGTATTtaggcaaaaaattaataataataaaataataatattttattattattttgtcttaaatatgcataaaccaatgtgagaattttgcttAAATGACAAAGTGATTATGCAAAAgaggtgattttgcatatgcatatgcatagaccaatgctaatgctctgaGTAATGAGTCTAGCTACGTGAGTGGGCTCAACCCGGTCGTGGACGGCGGTTATAGTACGACCAATATAGCCATTGCAGAGAGCAAACGAAAGATGTTTACTTGAGAACCTAACGAcatatattattacaatttataattgatgtattattttttattgttaagtGTTATATTTAACtgtcctttttttaaaaaaaaatagaattcatttcatttaatgaaaCTGAAGTTACTGTTGTGATtgataaatacaagaaaaaatcatattacAAGTCAAACTACTCATCTGTTTGGGGCTTCTCCGCACACAAATTTATTTGTGATaaacattgtcttaacttctataatCTCTCTAATAACAAAACCTTCTGAGATATGAGACTTTGTATGAACAGAGATTTCAATATTCCCGATAATTACTAGTAGTCCTTTTACTTTACTTTTTGTAAACGGTATAAATAACATGTATTATTTTACCAGTTAATTCAATTCAGAAAGTATTCTTTCAACAAAtcctttctttatatatatatatatatatatacacatatagaGAGATGCCTTTGTCACAAAGagattttagaatatatattggTTCAGAATCATATTATTTGAGtaattatttgtttgtttaagcatgcatgcagtccCATGCAGTTGTAATGTGTTACTTGTAGGTTGAATCTAAATAACCTCCCATGAAACCAAACTTCATGGAGATGATCCGCGCGAAGGCATGCAGTTCTATGAATAGTGCTAATTTGTTGATAACCAAAAGAGCTGCCGAAGGCACCATTAATAATTCTTCATTGTTCAATGgtaaatgcatgcatggcttgATACCGAAGGAACACTAATTtgaccaaaacaaaaaattgagcAAGTCGTGAGAGAAAATTCATTACGGCCTAACGATGGAGTCGAGGCTAAGAGAACCCTGTTTACGTTCGGCTTCCGTATGTCTTTCATGTCTTGTATCCAGAATATTTCGTAGGCTAAAATTCGCTTCCCTTTTGCATCACTTTCAACGGCagaaagttgaacaaaaaatatttaccgGCGTTTGTATCAAGTAAATTTGCAAGACGGAGATACCGGGGTTGTTTTCTCGACGGTGAATAAACGCCAGTAAAAGGACTTTGACGTTTCCGGCGTTTCTTGACCGCCGGCAATAACTGATTTTTCTGTATTAAACTAAAATAGGCTTTGTCTAGGAACATTATAATAGTCCTCATCTGCCTCTTACGGTCAGATAACAAAACTTTAATTTCGAAAAGACGaaagtattaataaaaaagaaaaagaaaaagagtgtcTCACTCTTTTTAAACTACGTCCCGATAAAGGTTGGGATTGAATAATTTAGAGATCTTGTTAAGATTATGTAAACAATTGCTTGTTGTTTTTCAAAAGGGTTGAATGATTCTTGCATGCCTAgcattattcattactataacTAAGTGTGTTGAATCTTAGTGAGCGATGGGACTGCCCTTGTCTTTtcccaaggaaaaaaaagacgATTTTTAACAAGTCATTTCGATTCTAGCTGATACCGTAAAAAATTCAGTTTATCTTTAATGCTTTATTTGACCACCCACCACCGCGAGTTCCGTGATCAACAAAAAGTGAATTTAACGTTATAGTTTATCTCTTCAAACAAGTTAACAATTAACATGTGAACACGATTTTTCTTGTTGGAATTATTTTGCTCTTCATCCTATTAAATTACGGATCGAACATTAGAATCACCTCCAACAATTTCTTACATAGTTCCATACCTCCTGGTTTCTGATCAGTTTTTGAGGTGAAGATGAGTGCCACTTCTTCAATCGCACCCACTTACAaaaggtaattaattaattgaatgttTTCTTTTTCGTCAGTTACGTAGTGGTACTAGATCTAATTTTCTGTGATGATTACTCAGGCTAGAGGGAAAGGTTGCAATTATCACTGGAGGAGCAAGTGGGATTGGAGCAAGTGCAGCGCAGCTATTCCACGAACAGGGTGCCAAAGTTGTCATAGCCGATATCCAAGACGACCTTGGCCAAGCCATTGCCAACAAGCTAGGCGAAGATGTCTGCTACGTACACTGCGACGTGTCAAAAGAAGACAACGTTAGCAACCTCGTGGATACGACAATCGAAAAACATGGAAAGCTGGACATCATGTACAGCAATGCAGGCGTCATGGATCGCGCATTTGGGAGCATTCTGGATACCACAAAGGCAGACCTGGACCGATGCGTCGGGGTTAACTTGGGCGGCGCTTTCCTAGGAGCCAAGCATGCTGCAAGAGTCATGGTCCCCCAACGCAAAGGTGTCATTCTATTTACAGCAAGCGCTTGCACATCCATTGCAGGGCTTTCGACGCACTCTTATGCTGCTTCCAAATATGCAGTGTGGGGTTTAGCCAGGAACTTGGCGTCTGAGCTTGGGCAGTACGGTATAAGAGTGAATTGTGTTTCGCCTTATGCGGTGCTGACAGGCATGAATTCAAAAGGGATGCATGAAGATGTTATTGCGCAGGCAGAAGTGAGAACGAGCCGTTTGGGCAATCTGCAGGGGGAAATTCTCAAGGTAGAGGGAATTGCAAGGGCTGCCCTCTACTTGGCTAGTGACGAGGCCTCCTTTGTGAGTGGGCTTAACCTTGTGGTGGATGGTGGGTTCAGTGTGGTCAATCCTACC from Juglans regia cultivar Chandler chromosome 4, Walnut 2.0, whole genome shotgun sequence encodes:
- the LOC109013553 gene encoding tropinone reductase-like 1, producing the protein MSATSSIAPTYKRLEGKVAIITGGASGIGASAAQLFHEQGAKVVIADIQDDLGQAIANKLGEDVCYVHCDVSKEDNVSNLVDTTIEKHGKLDIMYSNAGVMDRAFGSILDTTKADLDRCVGVNLGGAFLGAKHAARVMVPQRKGVILFTASACTSIAGLSTHSYAASKYAVWGLARNLASELGQYGIRVNCVSPYAVLTGMNSKGMHEDVIAQAEVRTSRLGNLQGEILKVEGIARAALYLASDEASFVSGLNLVVDGGFSVVNPTILKEFKIVP